A single region of the Streptomyces virginiae genome encodes:
- a CDS encoding ABC transporter permease yields MSDRSTGAVRAVLAPDTVPAPPAGAAPAGATEGRAQAPQPAPLAPRARFFPSLAAVYRAQLSRARVARIPLLFVATFQSVGIMILMRGVVDGGSEARAVVAGSSVLVVAFVALNLLAQYFGQLRAGGGLDHYATLPVPPASVVLGAAAAYASFTLPGTLVTAVFGCLLFGLPMSGLWILAAVVPLAGAALAGLGAALGLLAPRQELATLAGQLGMSAALLLGVLPPERMPAVIVWARDLLPSTYGVEAFARTFAPDPDWAAVAFDLGVCGAVGVLSLTVATWAYRRAAVR; encoded by the coding sequence GTGAGCGACCGTTCGACGGGGGCGGTCCGGGCCGTGCTCGCGCCCGACACCGTGCCGGCACCCCCGGCGGGCGCCGCGCCGGCGGGCGCCACCGAAGGCCGCGCACAGGCACCGCAGCCCGCGCCGCTGGCGCCCCGCGCGCGATTCTTCCCCTCCCTGGCGGCCGTCTACCGGGCCCAACTGTCCCGGGCCCGGGTGGCCCGGATCCCGCTGCTGTTCGTCGCCACCTTCCAGTCCGTCGGCATCATGATCCTCATGCGGGGCGTGGTCGACGGGGGCTCCGAGGCCCGCGCCGTCGTCGCCGGCTCCTCGGTCCTCGTCGTCGCCTTCGTCGCCCTGAACCTGCTCGCCCAGTACTTCGGGCAGCTGCGGGCCGGCGGCGGGCTCGACCACTACGCCACCCTGCCCGTGCCGCCCGCGTCGGTGGTCCTGGGCGCGGCCGCCGCGTACGCCTCCTTCACCCTGCCGGGGACCCTGGTCACCGCCGTCTTCGGATGCCTGCTGTTCGGGCTGCCGATGAGCGGGCTGTGGATCCTGGCCGCGGTGGTACCGCTGGCCGGAGCCGCGCTGGCCGGGCTCGGCGCGGCGCTGGGACTGCTGGCCCCCCGACAGGAGCTGGCCACCCTCGCGGGGCAGCTCGGCATGTCCGCGGCGCTGCTCCTCGGGGTGCTGCCGCCGGAGCGGATGCCGGCCGTGATCGTGTGGGCCCGGGACCTGCTGCCGTCCACGTACGGAGTCGAGGCCTTCGCCCGCACCTTCGCCCCGGATCCGGACTGGGCCGCCGTCGCCTTCGACCTGGGCGTGTGCGGGGCCGTCGGGGTGCTCTCGCTGACCGTCGCGACCTGGGCGTACCGCCGGGCGGCCGTCCGCTGA
- a CDS encoding ABC transporter ATP-binding protein: MSTGTAQAGNSTAAAAGAAPDVICAVRDLVKTYPAVRGRRGAPALPETRANDGISLDVRRGEIFGLLGPNGAGKSTLVRQLTGLMRPDSGSVTLLGHDLVRHPERASRLLAYLGQESTALDELTVALAVETTGRLRGLDVRAARAARDAVLEELGLAPIAGRPLKKLSGGQRRLACFATALAGERPVLVLDEPTTGMDPVARRAVWSAVDRRRAQHGATVLLVTHNVIEAETVLDRVAVIDQGKVIACDTPSGLKATVSGEVRLELVWRESAPLEVPEVARLRDRAAEFGRRWVLRLAPDEARAAVASVTGSPAFAALDDFTLATPSLEDVYLALGGKTKGLVKS; encoded by the coding sequence GTGAGTACGGGCACAGCACAGGCGGGGAACAGCACGGCGGCGGCCGCGGGAGCGGCGCCGGACGTCATCTGCGCGGTGCGTGACCTCGTCAAGACGTATCCCGCGGTACGCGGCCGGCGCGGCGCTCCCGCCCTGCCCGAGACCCGCGCCAACGACGGGATCTCCCTCGACGTCCGGCGCGGCGAGATCTTCGGCCTGCTCGGCCCCAACGGCGCCGGCAAGTCCACCCTCGTCCGCCAGCTCACCGGCCTGATGCGGCCCGACTCCGGCTCCGTGACCCTCCTCGGCCACGACCTCGTACGCCACCCCGAACGGGCCTCCCGGCTGCTCGCCTACCTGGGCCAGGAGTCCACCGCCCTGGACGAGCTCACGGTGGCGCTCGCCGTCGAGACCACCGGGCGGCTGCGCGGCCTCGACGTCCGCGCCGCCCGGGCCGCGCGCGACGCCGTACTGGAGGAACTCGGGCTGGCCCCGATCGCCGGCCGGCCCCTGAAGAAACTTTCCGGCGGCCAGCGCCGCCTCGCCTGCTTCGCCACCGCGCTGGCGGGGGAGCGGCCCGTCCTGGTCCTCGACGAGCCCACCACCGGCATGGACCCGGTCGCCCGGCGCGCCGTGTGGTCCGCCGTCGACCGCAGGCGCGCGCAGCACGGCGCCACGGTCCTGCTCGTCACCCACAACGTCATCGAGGCCGAGACCGTCCTGGACCGGGTCGCCGTCATCGACCAGGGCAAGGTCATCGCCTGCGACACCCCGTCCGGCCTGAAGGCCACCGTCTCGGGCGAGGTCCGGCTGGAACTGGTGTGGCGCGAGAGCGCTCCGCTGGAGGTCCCGGAGGTCGCCCGACTGCGCGACCGGGCCGCCGAGTTCGGCCGCCGATGGGTGCTCCGGCTGGCCCCGGACGAGGCGAGGGCGGCGGTGGCCTCGGTCACCGGAAGCCCGGCCTTCGCCGCGCTCGACGACTTCACCCTGGCCACCCCCAGCCTGGAAGACGTGTACCTCGCCCTCGGCGGCAAGACGAAAGGGCTGGTGAAGTCGTGA